In Burkholderia savannae, one genomic interval encodes:
- a CDS encoding GlxA family transcriptional regulator has product MKKQLRGAGRPGVAILLPPRLLGGYVFLTQEMLLLAGTMRARSLDVVNSRLFDIAILSHDGRPVRTIGGIDVPATGALREPDAHEVVIVPAQFMPDEQIDAVERVFIDWLKRRYAAGALVVGLNAAPLIAKAGLLDGRGATGLPSERTLFARHFPAVRYMPSAPLIVDGRLITVSGINPAVDACAYVIDYCFGAGVSQRLLRVALTQSLPSYEHMAVWAAQYKRHGDGPVLAVQDIVERALAHPPTLAELAVRAAMSERTLSRRFAAATGLTLRRYVAVLRVELAAFLLRTSRMTLDHIADECGFASASALSHAFLAGHGCSPIQYRHRHRPDARRAAAAGGGAGAVSGAGGTNAGD; this is encoded by the coding sequence ATGAAAAAACAGCTGCGCGGCGCTGGCCGGCCCGGTGTCGCGATCCTTCTGCCGCCGCGGCTGTTGGGCGGCTACGTTTTCCTCACGCAGGAAATGCTGCTGCTCGCCGGCACGATGAGGGCGCGCAGCCTCGACGTCGTCAACAGCCGGCTGTTCGACATCGCGATCCTGTCGCACGACGGCCGGCCGGTGCGGACGATCGGCGGCATCGACGTGCCGGCGACGGGCGCGCTGCGCGAGCCCGACGCGCACGAAGTCGTGATCGTTCCCGCGCAGTTCATGCCGGACGAGCAGATCGACGCGGTAGAGCGCGTCTTCATCGACTGGCTCAAGCGCCGCTACGCGGCGGGCGCGCTCGTCGTCGGGCTCAACGCGGCGCCGCTGATCGCGAAGGCCGGCCTGCTCGACGGGCGCGGCGCGACCGGGCTGCCGAGCGAGCGCACGCTGTTCGCGCGGCATTTTCCGGCGGTGCGCTACATGCCGTCGGCGCCGCTCATCGTCGACGGGCGGCTCATCACCGTAAGCGGGATCAATCCGGCTGTCGACGCTTGCGCGTACGTGATCGACTACTGCTTCGGCGCGGGCGTGTCGCAGCGGCTGCTGCGGGTCGCGCTCACGCAGTCGCTGCCGTCGTACGAGCACATGGCCGTGTGGGCCGCGCAATACAAGCGGCACGGCGACGGGCCGGTGCTCGCGGTGCAGGACATCGTCGAGCGCGCGCTCGCGCATCCGCCGACGCTCGCCGAGCTCGCCGTGCGCGCGGCGATGAGCGAGCGCACGCTGTCGCGCCGCTTCGCAGCCGCGACCGGGTTGACGCTGCGGCGCTACGTCGCCGTGCTGCGCGTCGAGCTCGCCGCGTTCCTGCTGCGCACGAGCCGGATGACGCTCGATCACATCGCCGACGAATGCGGCTTCGCGAGCGCGAGCGCGCTGAGCCATGCGTTCCTGGCCGGGCATGGGTGCAGCCCGATTCAGTATCGGCATCGGCATCGGCCGGATGCGCGGCGGGCGGCGGCGGCGGGCGGCGGTGCGGGCGCGGTTTCGGGGGCGGGCGGGACGAACGCGGGCGACTGA
- a CDS encoding PaaX family transcriptional regulator C-terminal domain-containing protein codes for MTQPTAKHLILDLLVAKDGEPLQVREAIIACRLFGLTENSVRVALARLAAESLVEGAERGSYRLGPSAVELSEELTAWRTVESRLRRWSGAYLMVSCISLGRVDRTALARRERALEMLGFREWDKSLYMRPDNVEGNVDAVRRRLTKLGVEPSAAVFVAMGFDAEQEARIRALWDGEALSDTYRTLGAQLEDWLARAPELDLDVAAREAFLLGGKAIRQVVFDPLLPEPFVDVAARAAFIECARRYVAAGHRVWRALLDSEHPSAPGAARAAVAGHLH; via the coding sequence ATGACGCAACCCACCGCGAAACATCTGATCCTCGATTTGCTGGTCGCGAAGGACGGCGAGCCGCTGCAGGTGCGCGAAGCGATCATCGCGTGCCGGCTGTTCGGCCTCACCGAGAACAGCGTGCGCGTCGCGCTCGCGCGGCTCGCGGCCGAGTCGCTCGTCGAAGGCGCCGAGCGCGGCAGCTACCGGCTCGGGCCGTCGGCCGTCGAGCTCTCCGAGGAGCTGACCGCGTGGCGCACCGTCGAATCGCGGCTGCGCCGCTGGAGCGGCGCGTATCTGATGGTGTCGTGCATCTCGCTCGGACGCGTCGATCGCACCGCGCTCGCGCGCCGCGAGCGCGCGCTCGAGATGCTCGGCTTCCGCGAATGGGACAAGAGCCTGTACATGCGCCCGGACAACGTCGAAGGCAACGTCGACGCCGTGCGCCGGCGGCTGACGAAGCTCGGCGTCGAGCCGTCGGCGGCGGTGTTCGTCGCAATGGGCTTCGACGCCGAGCAGGAAGCGCGCATCCGCGCGCTGTGGGACGGCGAGGCGCTGTCGGATACATATCGCACGCTCGGCGCGCAGCTCGAAGACTGGCTCGCGCGCGCACCGGAGCTCGATCTCGACGTCGCCGCGCGCGAGGCGTTCCTGCTCGGCGGCAAGGCGATCCGGCAAGTCGTGTTCGATCCGCTGCTGCCCGAGCCGTTCGTCGACGTCGCCGCGCGCGCCGCGTTCATCGAATGCGCGCGGCGCTACGTCGCGGCAGGCCACCGGGTCTGGCGCGCGCTCCTCGACAGCGAGCATCCGTCCGCGCCGGGCGCGGCGCGCGCCGCCGTGGCCGGCCATCTGCACTAG
- a CDS encoding fatty acid desaturase family protein, whose translation MTDRIRIRDLFTRDEIRSLTARSNRRGAWAVGSTWAVIALAFAGLAYARAHFPPWGFALALAVGMTILAGRQLCLGILQHDAAHGTLFRTRWANDVLVDWLCARPIWNELRKYRPYHLTHHATTSSSADPDLSLVAGLPTTRASLARKFLRDVSGVTGVKFLIGRALMDAGVLEWSLTNDIRRVPQAGRRWRDYPLAFFRAAAGMLITNGILLGALWASGHPWLYGVWVLAYVTPFPLFIRIRSMAEHACLETGDDPLRNTRTTHAGWLARATVAPIRVNYHVEHHLMASVPYFRLPKMHRMLRERGCVARPPSYWQVMKAVSGKPPAA comes from the coding sequence ATGACCGACAGAATCCGCATCCGCGACCTCTTCACCCGCGACGAGATCCGTTCGCTGACCGCACGCTCGAACCGGCGCGGCGCATGGGCGGTCGGCTCGACGTGGGCGGTGATCGCGCTCGCGTTCGCGGGCCTCGCCTACGCGCGCGCGCATTTCCCGCCGTGGGGCTTCGCGCTGGCGCTCGCGGTCGGCATGACGATTCTCGCCGGACGCCAGCTCTGTCTCGGCATCCTCCAGCACGACGCCGCGCACGGCACGCTGTTTCGCACGCGTTGGGCGAACGATGTGCTCGTCGACTGGCTGTGCGCGCGCCCGATCTGGAACGAGCTGCGCAAGTACCGCCCGTATCACCTGACTCACCACGCGACGACGTCGTCGAGCGCCGATCCGGATCTGTCGCTCGTCGCGGGCCTGCCGACGACGCGCGCGTCGCTCGCGCGCAAGTTCCTGCGCGACGTTTCCGGCGTGACGGGCGTCAAGTTCCTGATCGGCCGCGCGCTGATGGACGCGGGCGTGCTCGAGTGGTCGCTGACGAACGACATCCGGCGCGTGCCGCAGGCAGGCCGCCGCTGGCGGGACTATCCGCTCGCGTTCTTCCGCGCCGCGGCCGGCATGCTGATCACGAACGGCATCCTGCTCGGCGCGCTGTGGGCGAGCGGCCATCCGTGGCTGTACGGCGTGTGGGTGCTCGCGTACGTGACGCCGTTTCCGCTGTTCATCCGCATCCGTTCGATGGCCGAGCATGCGTGCCTCGAAACGGGCGACGATCCGCTGCGCAACACGCGCACGACGCACGCCGGCTGGCTCGCGCGCGCGACCGTCGCGCCGATTCGCGTGAACTACCACGTCGAGCATCACCTGATGGCGTCGGTGCCGTACTTCCGGCTGCCGAAGATGCACCGGATGCTGCGCGAGCGCGGCTGCGTCGCGCGGCCGCCGTCGTATTGGCAGGTGATGAAGGCCGTCAGCGGAAAGCCGCCGGCGGCCTGA
- a CDS encoding DUF1700 domain-containing protein: MKQDAFIQRLRQALDSLPKREVDEIVADYREYIGDALAAGRAEEDVIAALGDPEKLARELKAQANFRQWEERRSFGNLMRVVGSIAGLGLLHVILLVPFLLYMLVLTTGYVFFGALTVAGLVTLVAFGSHYVFGTPVPGVLPFGGGAGQADVAGAAAGKGAPGGKQAQGGKIEKDAQSASAAAADALNDAKELRVDGERYVLDLHDGSRVSIVTRKGVIDARKQDGKLSIDAMGDGARELLAAGKDDTLSIARADVIALDLKSASGDQMTVANTGASAPGLNVPGIAGGNVQMTPDGHGGMHLSVTNGENSVSIVGGRITVDNGKQHVSVAAPTGFALGGIAFGYGLAMLPIGIVGLLVCIWLTRVTWRALVRYVRRRIDAVSAKLERERVS, encoded by the coding sequence ATGAAGCAGGACGCATTCATCCAGCGGTTGCGGCAGGCGCTCGACAGCCTGCCGAAGCGGGAAGTCGACGAGATCGTCGCCGATTACCGCGAATACATCGGCGACGCGCTCGCGGCCGGGCGCGCGGAGGAAGACGTGATCGCCGCGCTCGGCGATCCGGAGAAACTCGCCCGAGAGCTGAAGGCGCAGGCGAACTTCCGGCAATGGGAGGAGCGGCGCTCGTTCGGCAATCTGATGCGCGTCGTCGGCTCGATCGCCGGGCTCGGGCTGCTGCACGTGATCCTGCTCGTGCCGTTCCTGCTGTACATGCTCGTGCTGACGACGGGCTACGTGTTCTTCGGCGCGCTGACGGTGGCGGGCCTCGTCACGCTCGTCGCGTTCGGCAGCCATTACGTGTTCGGCACGCCTGTGCCGGGCGTGCTGCCGTTCGGCGGCGGCGCGGGGCAGGCCGACGTCGCGGGCGCCGCGGCCGGCAAGGGCGCGCCGGGCGGCAAGCAGGCGCAAGGCGGCAAGATCGAGAAGGATGCGCAAAGCGCGAGCGCCGCGGCCGCCGATGCGCTGAACGACGCGAAGGAGCTGCGCGTCGACGGCGAGCGCTACGTGCTCGACCTGCACGACGGCAGCCGCGTGTCGATCGTCACGCGCAAGGGCGTGATAGACGCGCGCAAGCAGGACGGCAAGCTGTCGATCGACGCGATGGGCGACGGCGCGCGCGAGCTGCTCGCGGCGGGCAAGGACGACACGCTCAGCATCGCGCGCGCCGACGTGATCGCGCTCGATCTGAAGAGCGCGAGCGGCGATCAGATGACGGTCGCGAACACGGGGGCGTCGGCGCCGGGCCTGAACGTTCCGGGCATCGCGGGCGGCAACGTGCAGATGACGCCGGACGGCCACGGCGGCATGCACCTGTCGGTGACGAACGGCGAGAACTCGGTGTCGATCGTCGGCGGCCGGATCACTGTCGACAACGGCAAGCAGCACGTCAGCGTCGCCGCGCCGACGGGATTCGCGCTCGGCGGCATCGCGTTCGGCTACGGGCTCGCGATGCTGCCGATCGGGATCGTCGGGCTGCTCGTGTGCATCTGGCTCACGCGGGTCACATGGCGCGCGCTCGTGCGGTACGTGCGGCGGCGGATCGATGCGGTGTCGGCGAAGCTCGAGCGGGAGCGGGTGAGCTGA
- a CDS encoding PadR family transcriptional regulator, with protein sequence MKTQLKKGTLDMCVLAVLARRDSYAYELVSTLAETMEISEGTIYPLMRRLQAEAWVTTYLVESTSGPPRKYYSITDAGRASLRQMEDEWRSFVDEVNGVLALHRTPAHGEERQ encoded by the coding sequence ATGAAGACCCAGTTGAAGAAAGGCACGCTCGACATGTGCGTGCTCGCCGTGCTGGCGCGGCGCGACAGCTACGCGTACGAGCTCGTGTCGACCCTCGCCGAAACGATGGAGATCAGCGAAGGCACGATCTATCCGCTGATGCGGCGCTTGCAGGCCGAGGCGTGGGTCACGACCTACCTCGTCGAATCGACGTCGGGGCCGCCGCGCAAGTACTACTCGATCACCGACGCCGGGCGCGCGAGCCTGCGGCAGATGGAGGACGAGTGGCGAAGTTTCGTCGACGAAGTCAACGGTGTGCTGGCGCTGCACCGCACGCCGGCGCACGGAGAGGAGCGGCAATGA